The genomic region CATTGACGGCATCGCTTTTTACCGTAAAACTTCCACCGTCTGTCTTGAAGGATGACTTCAATATCCAGATTTGTGAGCAAATGATAAGCAGAGAAAATAGAACAATGGTAAAAATCGTAAAGATTTTCCAAGGATCTCTGCCTATTTTTTTCAGATTTGGCAATTTGCCCTCCTGTCATGCCAAAGAAAAATCTCCGTTTCCTGTAAACGGTCAACCGTGTACAAAGAAACGGGATATCCAAACTAAATCAGAAAGGCATGTCTTATTTTATTGTCAATGCATCAAACTTGGCGCTTACGACATCTCTGGGTTCACTTGCCGTGAACAACTTGAGATCACCGAGCTTAGGCAAACTTGCCGGTGGATCCACGTCTTTCCTTGCAGAGCGACGTTGTATTTTCTCGACTGCAATTTCATGAGCTTCCTTTGAGCAAATGAAATCAATCAATGCTTTGCCAAGCTCAGGATGTGGACAGCCTTTGACCAGACCAAGAGCATCCATCTGTACGGTCACAGCATCTGGTTCGTAGATGAGCTTGACAGGAAGTCCTTGTTGCTCCCATTTTACGCCAAGGTCTTCATTGATAAAGCCTACAGGAACTTCACCATCCTTCACAGCCTTGAACATTGCATCAGAACTGGAAGTGATCACACAGTTCGTCAGAAGTACCTTTACAAAATCCCAACCATATGCATTCACCAAACCGGATACAATGGTATAACCTGTTCCAGATTGGTTAGGATTCGATAAAGCTATGCCACCCTTTTTCCATTTTGGATCAGAAAGTTCCTTGGCCGTTTTTGGGTAATCAGCAGGTTTCAGCATACCGGTATTCACCATGATCGGTTGGCACATAATCGTAAAGGGATGCCACTTGTGTGTAGGATCATTGGTTATCATTGCACCATCTTCAGACGATTCATAGGAAGCAAACAAATCTGAATAGGAATCATATGAAACTGTATCGCCGCCAAACATTATATCAGCGGCAGGATTTCCTTTTTCAGCCTCAAGTCTGGAAAATATCTCTCCGCTACCCGCTTTTACGATCTGGACATTCACACCAGGATATTTTTGTTTGAAAGCATCAAAAATAGGATCAGTAATCTCAGGACCACTAGGTGTATAGACAGTAACGGTCCCCTGCAAGGAACCACTTGATTTTTGTGCAGGGCTAGCTTCTGTGTTTTCTCCTTGTCCATTTGCAAAGACAAGGCCTCCGACACAAAACATCAATGCAGCAATTTTTCCAAATTTTTTCACAACAATACCTCCATATAGATATATCCATTTTTAGTTTTGGTACTATTAATGGTACTATCACTTTCTACAACTGTCAACAAAAAGTTTTTCCTTATTTAATAGAGAGTATTTATTGTCATATAAATGAAAAAAAACAATATAAAATCAAAAATAGTCTTTAGATTGGCAAAAATGGATATATCCAATACAGAGCACTGAGAGAAACTCACATTAAGATTTCGACAGGGCTCAGACAGAATCTCCAGGAATTAGCTGGGACGAAAGTCTAATTTGCCGTGGTAGCATATGGGGGTCTCGGATATTACGCATCAAAAGCTGCGCAGCTTCTTGTCCTACTTCATAGTCAGGTTGCACAATCTGACAAAAAAGTCGAAGCCGCGTCAATGGGACAGAAAGTTTATCATGAAGTGCAATTGCACAGTTGTCAGGAAGTATTGAAATACTATCCCTGACTATTACATCGAGTGCCGAAAGCAACCGATTGTTCAATGCAACTATTGCATCATAATCCGGCATGGAATTCAATGCTTCAGAAAGCTTATGAATTTCTTCAGGATCAAGTAACTGCGGCGTCAGGAGATTATCATTGAGTCTGACAATCCATTTGTCAGATACGGTAATCCCATGCTCATGCATGGCAGCCAAATATCCCTTTTCCCGCTCATCAAGACTTGAGCAAAACAATCCGGTAAGCAATATAATCCTCTTATAACCATGTTCAAGCAAAAACCCCGTCAGTTCATAAGCACTTTCAAAATGGCCAGAAGTAACTGCATTGGCCTGCATACCTGGTACAGTACGATCCATTAGGACAAAAGGGACATGTTTTTCCTGAAGCAAAGAAATAATTTCCTGATTCTGCCTTACATAATCACCTTCACTGCTTATTACAGGCGCATAAATGACACCGCTCACATTTGTTTCCAGCAGGGAGAGGAAATAAGCTTTGGTTTTCTTGAAATCACGGTCTCCGTTACAGATAATGGTATGCATACCTTCTTTCCAAAGGAAATCCTCAATACCACGAAGCAAAGTAGAACCGAATCTATCCGTTACATCGTCAATGGCAACTCCGACAAGATTTGTTTCATTCTGTTTTTCTTCAAGACAATGTACAAACGTTCCCCTTTTGTGGGGAATCCTTTCAAGTGTCTTGTCTGCTACCAAAAGCTGCATAGCTTTCTTTATTGTTATCCTGCTTACCTGATATTGATCCGCAAGTTCCCTTTCGGATGGAATTTGCTCGCCTGGGTTCCATTTCTTTGCATGAATATCCCTACGTAATATATCCAATACTTTTTGGTATTTGTAATCTTCCATGCTTTTAGTATACACCATAAGATAGGATATATCCATTTATTTCGTCTGAACTGTCAACATTAAGAAGAAAATCTTTCATCTTTAAAATACTATAAGTCCCTTTGAATTCTGAAACAGATTTATCCTATAAATCATCAATCTTCCAGCCGACATAGTTACAGCAACCAGCCCAAAATGTCCATAAGATCTGTCATTTATCAAAAAAAGGGTCGCCTGTTTAACAGACAACCCTCTCTTCCTGTGGAGCTGATCGGACTCGAACCGACCACCTCTTGAATGCCATTCAAGCGCTCTAGCCAGATGAGCTACAGCCCCATATCAGCGCACTCGGCCGACTGGGATACAATAGTACATTTCTTGGCAAATTGTCAATGGAATCAACGAAAAAGTATCATGTATTCCATGCAGGCAAGCACCTATTCCCCCATTCGACTGCTCGTTTTCTGCAAACCGTTCCAACCTATTCATTTCGTGATTTTATGGCGTATCATATGATACGCTTTTCGTCATATTCATATCGTACAAAATCTGCTGTACTCATTTTGTACTCAAAAGGATTATATACTCATCATCTTATTATAATGATCTATATAGCCCTCAATTTCGAACACTTTTTTAAATGCGGAACGGAAACTACAATAGTCAAACTCCTTGATATCAAAAATGTTTTGACCTTTAGAATGAGATTCTCTATTCATGTATCTGTTAAAGGCCATATAACTCGTTTTTTGTAATTCCGGTCTTTGGAATATTTGAGCAAAGTCCTGCTTTTCTACAAAATTGAAAAAATATTCCATTACATTTCTCATGCAATTCGCTATCAATGCTGGAGCCTGCTTTTCGTCTTTTATAATATGCCAATATGCCTGATAATCATTTTGAATATCCTCATATTTCATGTTCTCAAAATAGCTACTCTCTGTGTTCTTACATATTCTAAAGAGTTTTTGAGTTTCCTTTCGCTCCTTATGATTTGTATTGGTCAGTTCATAAAAGAAATAAAGACTGTGAGTTAAAATAAAAAGTTGATCATATTTTTCAGTCCTTAAAAACTCATTATGAATTAGCCTACCAATATTGAAAACATAAATATGTGACAAACTGGATATAGGATCATCAATCACTACAATCTTCTTATTTGAAGCCTTCTCAGCAATTGATTCTCCCTTGCACAATTCTATAAAATAAAGAAAACTAATTACCATTTTCTCGCCTTCGCTCAAGGTTTTAAAGACATTTTCATCTGAATCATCACGCTTTAGTTTATATAGTGCTTCCTCCTCAGAATACTTCTCTATAGTAAAATCTGTAATCCCAATATCTATCAAGCCATTCTTTATATTCTCTACTGCTTCATCGATATTTACCGTTTTCTTTCGGTTTTCCTCTATCAGTAACGTATTAGTTTTAATCTCAGATGATTTTGTCTGTAAATCTTTTTGGGCATTTTTTACTGATTGCTCATAAGTCTTTTCATTTGCTGTATATAACTCAATTACAGCATTATACTCTTTACGCATAAGCTGCCAAAATCTATCCCTGATTTTTCCCTTAGACCCTTTTATATCAGTTATTCTTTGATTATAGAGAGCAATTTCACCGTTAGCGTTTTCAATAATACTGTTTATAGATGCTATTATTTCTTTAATCGGCTGCAGCGAAACCTGAATGCTAGGGGTCTTTGACTTCTCCCTCAGAGTGTTTAGATTTTGCTCTGATACAGATATAAGATTCTCACTAAGTTTTTCTATATCTGTTTTCTTTTTTTCGAGAAAAGCATCTTCTTTAATAACATTCAAAAAATCCGTTGATTTTTTTATTTCTTCATCATATCTTAAAATCATCTGCTCAATCTGAGATTTGTCACGATTATAACTCTCATCAAAATAAGCACTGATTTGATCAAGGAAATTCTGTGTAATAGTTTTCTGCTGACAGAAAGGACATACTCCTTTTTCTCCATCTATATGAACATATTTAATTCCTGAATTAACCCAATCTGAATTTCCCAACTCTTCAATTAACGTGGCTACAGAACTGTTCTTATTTCCAACTATGACTTTAGAAAGCAATTCAGATTGTTCAATATCTTCAACATTAATCAAGACTTTTGATAAGAGTTGTCTGCTCTGAGCTTCACCTTGAAGTTGCTGCGCTTCTATCTTTAAATCATCTACGGAATAATCAATCTCTCCTTCCGGCTTTTCTAAGGAAATAAGATGTTTAAAAAGGGTATCTTTATTACCTTTTAGTCCATCTAAGCAAAACTCTAAGACCCTATCACCGCCAGTGTATTCCGTCTTAATTTTCCATATTTGTTTCTTGTATTCTTCAATCTCGCTTAAATGTTTTTGCTCATCTTCTGTCTTTTTCTCTTCAATTTTCTTCTTTTGCTCAGTCAGCTTTTTTACTTCAGAACTTGCAGTATCAATTACTTTTTGAGCTTTAGCATTTCCCTTTGATAAGGTGAATATACCATGTATTCCCTCCGGTTCATAAAAGGTATCCTGAACAAATTTTTGATTATAAACTAATATCGCATCGTTGTCTTCGAGTCCCTCTATCCTACATTGTGAAAACCTCGGTGCAGTCTGATCATAAAGAAATTCTGAGAAAGTACTCTTTCCCGTTCCATTTAACCCATATAACAAGTTTACTTTTTTGTCAGTATCAAGCACTGCCTCTTTTCTATAACTTGCCACCCCTTTTAAAACAATTTTTGAAATCATTCTAGTCTCCCCCAATTGTTTACGCTGCTATCGCGTTATCATTTATGCGTTCTATTACCTTTCTAATTCCCATCCAGATATTAAGATCTGTAAATATCTCAACCACACTTCCCTGATCCGTAAACGGAGATTCTTGAAGCACAGACAGATCTTTCATCATGCCGTTATGAACGATATACTCAACAATCTGGTTAACAAAGTATATCTGTCGGCTATCAAGGTTGTTATTCTCCAAGTACTTTGAAAATGCTGCCTTCGCTGCATTCATATCAAGTCCAATGATTTCACGGACAAGTTCCCCCAAAGGCTTAGAACCATATTCCTGCTCATATTCTTCTTTGGTGCCAAGTTCAGACCAAAGAACCTTTTCCAGTGCCTCTATATCACTATGAGACAATGGAATATTGGACTTAAGCTTCTTGATTGCCTCATTGTCCTGATGTTCACGGATATAGTATTCCGCTTTTGCCTTATAATTCTTCAGATCATCATTTTCAAGCTCTGATTCATTCCAAGTAACATCAAGGATATCATCCTCAAAGTTCGTATCGTAACGAAGCTTGGTATGAGGAATATACTTCATGAGATTACGGAGTTTTTCTCTGATTTCCTCGAACTCGTTAATACCGCAGTTGTCGATATAATCTGTATGAAGGATCTTATCGATAAGTTCCGCTTGCACCTTTATTTCCGGGATATTGGCCACTCTTGCGATACTACTAACTCGTTTAAATAAATCGCTACGGGCTTTACCGTATTTCTTACCCACAAGATAAGCAAGTTCAATACCATACATAAGCGCATCAAAACGCACGGCACTTGCTTCGTCATCATTTGGAAGGATCAGCAGAGCAAGCTCTTCTCGGACAATCAATGTATCTTCATATGTCAGTGATTGATAATTTGCCTCTTGGGAATACAAGTCAACATATTTCAAGTGCTGCCTTACCGCAAAGTTTTCACGAGGAAGCTCCTGCACTTTACCAGTCATCGTTTCTACCAATGCGTTACGATAAGCTATAAGCCTATCCACCTGGTCAAAGTCCTGCAACTTATATGCAATCTCAAACTGGAGATTAAAGATAGCTCCTTGAAGCGCGATCATATTTGCAGTAGGTTTTCCCTTGCTCATACGGAAGAACTCAAAGTTACCGCAGAAATCAAAGATGTAAAACTTGCTCTTGTCTTCTCCGTCGATGAGTCCCGGGCAAAGTCTGGTACCACGTCCGATCATCTGCCAGAACTTGGCATAACTCATTACCTTCTTAAAGAAAACAAGGTTCAATACTTCCGGTACATCGATACCGGTATCCATCATATCTACAGATATTGCTATCTGAGGTAGCTTATTAGGCTCAGAGAACTCATCTATCAAAGTCTGAGCATAGTTAATTCTATTGTCGATCACCTGCGCAAATCCGTTCAAATGCGGGTAATCCTTATTAAAGGAGGTTTTTGCAAAACTCACGAATGCCTGAATAAATATTCACGGATGATGCATATCCATGCAGAAGCCATGCCTGACAGCTGCAGGGGATGGAAACCGGCCGCATCACGTAGCCTTCATGGCCTGCCGCAGGCCTGCGCGCACACGCAGGACGGACGCCCTCCCGGGTGCCTGCACTCTGCCATCATTTCCATTCCTTCCTGCTATGCGCTCTTCTTCCTTGCCGCCTGCTGCCGTGCTTCCAGCACCTTGCCCATCCGCTTGACGGTCAGCAGCAGCACCGCAAGCCGCAGGTCGAAACGTGCCCTCGGCCCCCGGCCGTACAGCGCCTTCGGCAGGAAACACTCCTTCAGCTCGCTGTTGGTACGCTCCACCGTGGTCCGTGCCCGGTACCTGGCGCGTCCCGCAGGGTCCATCTCCTCCTTGGCCCCGTTGCGGTCGGCCTTGAAGTCGATGAGCGGCACCCTGCCCATGGCAAGCACCCTGTCCCTGATCGCCCCGCTGCTGTAGCCACCGTCCATGAGGGCATACAGCCAGGTGCACCGCCCTGCGGCGATGCGCAGCAGGGGGATCGCCGGCTGCGTGTCATGCACGCACGCCCCCGTCACCGCACTGGCCACCGGGATGCCGCTGTCGTCCACTGCCAGGTGTACCTTGTAGCCCACGCGCCACTGCATGTGCCCCCTGCTGTTCCGCTTCCCCGTGACCGTGCACCGCTGTTCCAGCGTGGCCAGGTAGGCATGGGGGTCCCCGCTGTCGCGCAGCTGCACCAGGCGTGCCTCCTGCCCCTTCCTTTCCTGCACCGCCTTCTCCTCTGCGCTGCCGGCCTTCGGGCGGCCCCTCCGGCCCTTCTGCCGCTTCGCCCTCACCGCAGGCTTCTCCCGTGCATCCACGGGCGTGCTGTCAAGGCTCAGGTGGCACACCGTCCTGCCTGCATAGAACTGCCTGCACAGCCGGTCATGGATCCCCCGGAAGTCCATCTCCTCCAGCAGCCGTGACGTCCGCCTGCTCACCGACGACGGGCTGGGTACCCGCCCCAGCTGTGTCACCGTCCTCAGGTTCGGGCTCGACTGCAGCAGGGCAACCGCAGCCGTGACGGTGTCCAGGCGGAAGAAGAGCAGCACCGCACGCACCGCCAGTATGTCCATCAGGCTGTAGCCCCTGCGCCCGGTACGCCCTCCCGCAGGCCGTGAAAGCCGCGTGGGGACCAGGGCAACCAGTGCCTGCCAGTAGCGCAGGAACTCCACCTCCTTCGGGGTGGGCTCAAGGAAGAAGCAGCCGCACAGGTCCTGCCGGTCGAAGAGGAGGGGTTGCAGTGAAAGGCGGTTCGGTGTACTATCCATGGTAAAGGCTCCTTTTATTCTTTTTTACAATCAAAGTATATCAAAAGCGAGCCTTTTTTCATACCCTAAAAAGAATTGTTTTTCAAGAAAAAGATGACGGTACACCTGTCCTTTGCCGTACGGGGCGGGGCTGTCCTCCCGGCACCATGGCATGCCGGTGCAGCCTTCCCCTCAGTTTCTCCCCTTTCTTTCCCTTCCGGGCACAGGCCGGGAATCCTGCTGAGAAAACTGCATATTTATGCACACTGACCCATCAGTTTCGAGTTTTGCAAAAACCTCAAAGATCTCAATAATCTTTTCCGCATGATCATGATTCTTAGCAAAGATAATTGTCTTTCCAAGTTTCTGACCGTAGTCTACCTTGATACCTTC from Spirochaetia bacterium harbors:
- a CDS encoding AAA family ATPase, which translates into the protein MISKIVLKGVASYRKEAVLDTDKKVNLLYGLNGTGKSTFSEFLYDQTAPRFSQCRIEGLEDNDAILVYNQKFVQDTFYEPEGIHGIFTLSKGNAKAQKVIDTASSEVKKLTEQKKKIEEKKTEDEQKHLSEIEEYKKQIWKIKTEYTGGDRVLEFCLDGLKGNKDTLFKHLISLEKPEGEIDYSVDDLKIEAQQLQGEAQSRQLLSKVLINVEDIEQSELLSKVIVGNKNSSVATLIEELGNSDWVNSGIKYVHIDGEKGVCPFCQQKTITQNFLDQISAYFDESYNRDKSQIEQMILRYDEEIKKSTDFLNVIKEDAFLEKKKTDIEKLSENLISVSEQNLNTLREKSKTPSIQVSLQPIKEIIASINSIIENANGEIALYNQRITDIKGSKGKIRDRFWQLMRKEYNAVIELYTANEKTYEQSVKNAQKDLQTKSSEIKTNTLLIEENRKKTVNIDEAVENIKNGLIDIGITDFTIEKYSEEEALYKLKRDDSDENVFKTLSEGEKMVISFLYFIELCKGESIAEKASNKKIVVIDDPISSLSHIYVFNIGRLIHNEFLRTEKYDQLFILTHSLYFFYELTNTNHKERKETQKLFRICKNTESSYFENMKYEDIQNDYQAYWHIIKDEKQAPALIANCMRNVMEYFFNFVEKQDFAQIFQRPELQKTSYMAFNRYMNRESHSKGQNIFDIKEFDYCSFRSAFKKVFEIEGYIDHYNKMMSI
- a CDS encoding GntR family transcriptional regulator, with product MEDYKYQKVLDILRRDIHAKKWNPGEQIPSERELADQYQVSRITIKKAMQLLVADKTLERIPHKRGTFVHCLEEKQNETNLVGVAIDDVTDRFGSTLLRGIEDFLWKEGMHTIICNGDRDFKKTKAYFLSLLETNVSGVIYAPVISSEGDYVRQNQEIISLLQEKHVPFVLMDRTVPGMQANAVTSGHFESAYELTGFLLEHGYKRIILLTGLFCSSLDEREKGYLAAMHEHGITVSDKWIVRLNDNLLTPQLLDPEEIHKLSEALNSMPDYDAIVALNNRLLSALDVIVRDSISILPDNCAIALHDKLSVPLTRLRLFCQIVQPDYEVGQEAAQLLMRNIRDPHMLPRQIRLSSQLIPGDSV
- a CDS encoding transposase, with the protein product MDSTPNRLSLQPLLFDRQDLCGCFFLEPTPKEVEFLRYWQALVALVPTRLSRPAGGRTGRRGYSLMDILAVRAVLLFFRLDTVTAAVALLQSSPNLRTVTQLGRVPSPSSVSRRTSRLLEEMDFRGIHDRLCRQFYAGRTVCHLSLDSTPVDAREKPAVRAKRQKGRRGRPKAGSAEEKAVQERKGQEARLVQLRDSGDPHAYLATLEQRCTVTGKRNSRGHMQWRVGYKVHLAVDDSGIPVASAVTGACVHDTQPAIPLLRIAAGRCTWLYALMDGGYSSGAIRDRVLAMGRVPLIDFKADRNGAKEEMDPAGRARYRARTTVERTNSELKECFLPKALYGRGPRARFDLRLAVLLLTVKRMGKVLEARQQAARKKSA
- a CDS encoding ABC transporter substrate-binding protein, which encodes MKKFGKIAALMFCVGGLVFANGQGENTEASPAQKSSGSLQGTVTVYTPSGPEITDPIFDAFKQKYPGVNVQIVKAGSGEIFSRLEAEKGNPAADIMFGGDTVSYDSYSDLFASYESSEDGAMITNDPTHKWHPFTIMCQPIMVNTGMLKPADYPKTAKELSDPKWKKGGIALSNPNQSGTGYTIVSGLVNAYGWDFVKVLLTNCVITSSSDAMFKAVKDGEVPVGFINEDLGVKWEQQGLPVKLIYEPDAVTVQMDALGLVKGCPHPELGKALIDFICSKEAHEIAVEKIQRRSARKDVDPPASLPKLGDLKLFTASEPRDVVSAKFDALTIK